The DNA region CCTTCCGTTATGACTCGAACCCCCCATGAGCCTCCCGAGTCACATCTGCTTGATGATGCAAGATCTAAGTTCATCAAGGTTGGATCTAATCTAGCCAACTGGAGAGCAGTCGGGGAGGATACCAAGGTTTTGCTGGAAATGGAAGTCCGGTGGTGGCGGACCTGCAGCAACGCGCAGATGTGGTACGACGAAGGAAGTGGTGGCTAAGGGGCAGATTGTCGAAAATATAAATGAGTAGTTGAGAACAAATCAGTAATTGTCCTAATTACATATGTGGAATATGAATTACTTACGGATTAGGGAAGAGTGACACATCACGTAAACAAATTAAGCAGTCGTAAAATCCATATGTAAAACACTTCTTCCACTGACATCAGCGATTTCCTTCACTAAACAAAAACAAGCAATAACATGGCCTTTAAGATTCCCACCATAACATATAAGAGACGCAAATAAAACCAGCTGGAGTCCCAGCAGTGCAGTGCGACATCATGTCATAAAAGAGGGCGGAGGCGCACATCAGCTCGCCTCTATGCTCAATTCGTCCAGCCAAGCCCGTCACCTCACACCGTCAAAAGCGCAAATTCCAAGTTTGTAATACAAAATGTCAAAAGGGGTTTGGTTTTGTTGTCATCATCAACCATTTTCCCTCAACAAAACAGAACCCCAAGCTGACCCGACCCGCACTCCAGCACAGCACCTGCCCCCACAAATCCACAAACTTCCATTTCTCCCCCCCAACAATATTCCCAGTCCTCATCTCCATCTCCATGTCCATCTTCATCTCCATCTTAAGCAAACAGTGCACTCCTCTGTGCAAACACAAACTAAGAATGAGCACACTCACGGATCGCTGCATCTTATATATTTAGCTTAATACTCTCAATTCATTATATGATGCCAAGCGACATAAATGTTTGTCCTTGTCTTGACATGAAATCACCACACCATATCTCAGACTTTTGCAATCCGAGCAATCTTCGCAAGCACTGTTCTTAAACTTCTGATCCCAGCTCCTGATTTTGAGCTCACCATCATCTGAGAGAAAAAATAGTCAAAATTAGTAGTACATTTATATTTACTTTATGTACTCCCTCTTCAAAATCCATACAGATGGGATGGATGACTCAGGAAAAGCTTCATACCACAGGCTGCACTATGGACTTGCTGGCCTTGAGGTTCTGTGAACACCAACATGCAAACAACAGCACCACATTATAATTAGCTTATGTTACTGGCAAGAAAAATGCTCATTCCAATTTCACCAACACATAAAATTACATGTAGGGTCCAAAACCTTAAccgcatatatacatatatcataatattaACATCTGACCTCCTCAATCTGCATTGCCCGGCGTGCCACATCAATTGGGAAAACCAGATCCGTCTTGGTCAAGACAATCTGATATTTAGTTTGAGATCTGAAATGTTTGATACTATCTTATTTAGTACAGGAAACCTAGCTAGAGATGGAAACCAAttactcaatacactacacagctttacataaaaaaaaaaaaaaaaaaaaccactaCACAGCTGCTAGAGAGAAATATATTCTTCTCTCTTGCAGCATATTACGAGAAGGTAACATCGGCCTGTAATGCCAAAATCTTCAAAGGCAGATAAAAATATACGCACATACAAGACCACATACGCAAACATATAGAGAGGGTCTAGAACGGCACCTTTCCATCAAATCAATAAGCTCATGATCCCTTGGCTTCATACCCCATTTTGTGTCAATTAGCAGACAAACTCGCTTTAAACCTATTCTTGTGGAGACATACTCCTTCACCTACACGACATCACAGTCACAGCCACCACCAACTTTTATCAGCTTGTAAACAGAAGTATTTATACATGCTTCGTGTGATGCAACAAGTTAACAAGTTCCCATTAATTGCATCAGACAGCATGCAAATGACTGTACAAAGCAACTGAAATGTATGATAACCTTATGCAGTTAAATGCTATGACGCAACTCTGCTGGAAAAGACAAAGAGCATTTGCATACTCACAAGTTCCTCCCAAGCATCCTTGACTTCATCTTTTGCGTAAGCAAATCCATATCCCGGTAAATCAACCAATGAGAGTTTTGGTCCTAgtttaaagaaattaatagtCTGCAGATGACACGTTACTGTCAAAACAAGATCTCAAATATGCTCAAGAGCAGAATGTCAGGAAAAGAGAATGCAACACCTGAGTAAGTCCAGGTTTGTCAGATGTCCGCGCCACACCCCACTGTCTCGTAAGTGAGTTCAACAATGATGACTTCCCCACATTTGACCTCCCTattgaagaaagaaacaacAAGCAAATGCCGGTTTTATTGATAAGACCAAAACACGAAAAAACAGCGCGAACTAAGCGGTAAAGCGAATTTTTAGTAGAAATCTCTTTTAGGACCAGATAGATTACTCTTTCAGGATGGGAAAGATTATTCAGAAAAATAAAGTCAAACATAGAGGCATAAGACCAAAAATCATAACACACAAGGATAAAATCATAAAGTCCACTAATGCTGGAAATCTCCACCTGCAAATGCGATCTCTGGGACTTCAGGGGGTGGGAACGATGATGAAACCTTTGCAGCAGCAAAGAAGGTCAATTTATTCCTGAATATCTGTTGAAATGGTCAGCACTATAATTTAATCAACATAACAACAGATAAGGATGAACCAGATTAAGTACATACACACTTTCTCGAGGAAAATATGATGGACAACTGATTCTTGTTAGTCATGCAAAACTTACAGTTTCTTCGATTCGTTCTCTTTCAGAGCTCATTGAGAAGGGAATATCGTCTAAAGGAGCAGATAGCTCCGTGTTGTATCCCGCCCTCCGTAGCTCAATTGTCCGTCTTCGACCAAGCAACTGCCAAAATGACAATTCAAAAGGAGAACTTGGTAATGGAGGACATGACATTGCCTACAACAATATGAGAAGAACATCGAAGATTACGTTATCCTCAACAAAGGAAAGGATAGAAGGGCCGGGCTGAATTGCTCGGAACTGAGCATTCTTTGAGATTTCAACGCTGTCCTGTGACTCcattttcttctcctttattGTTTCTGGAAAGCAGGTCAAGGAAGGAGTACATGAGCTTGCAAATATATC from Punica granatum isolate Tunisia-2019 chromosome 3, ASM765513v2, whole genome shotgun sequence includes:
- the LOC116200184 gene encoding uncharacterized protein LOC116200184, encoding MPAEAASLQVKLSRKLKLQLPSRIPKKLAGGSSGVQSPPRADGVRNGDNHNHERTKRGSKSILMDKKRIFAELPRSPSSSPSRSRSSSKRKQSLLLSSNKLLGEEGSDGPSRSMWVSGGKAGASFQAKVGKTRATSLTLKTEVKDTERWNAGKQKSPAKKHSMDSSGHLVQKQGVRAEVPSSTTARRRQQEKRDAHGDHPEVKDDQPKKRKRVIRLDPHDISNKRLDDGIVVHETIKEKKMESQDSVEISKNAQFRAIQPGPSILSFVEDNLLGRRRTIELRRAGYNTELSAPLDDIPFSMSSERERIEETIFRNKLTFFAAAKVSSSFPPPEVPEIAFAGRSNVGKSSLLNSLTRQWGVARTSDKPGLTQTINFFKLGPKLSLVDLPGYGFAYAKDEVKDAWEELVKEYVSTRIGLKRVCLLIDTKWGMKPRDHELIDLMERSQTKYQIVLTKTDLVFPIDVARRAMQIEENLKASKSIVQPVMMVSSKSGAGIRSLRTVLAKIARIAKV